A single region of the Latilactobacillus curvatus JCM 1096 = DSM 20019 genome encodes:
- the atpH gene encoding ATP synthase F1 subunit delta, with the protein MKLDKYAVGQRYAKALFSLAEQEQQFESIHEEIQALETIFNDNPRLGAVLTDTTLSGLKQRELLKSLSGEFSTLMQHFLSLVFDYQRMAEMPYIIAAYEDLYDQKMGIAHAKVTSAVALDGDQIAKISQSYAKREGLNQVLVESIVDPDIIGGIVLESNHKVIDGSVKHGLDQIKSLLLK; encoded by the coding sequence ATGAAACTAGATAAATATGCAGTCGGACAACGCTATGCAAAGGCATTATTTTCCCTTGCAGAACAAGAGCAACAATTTGAAAGTATCCATGAAGAGATACAAGCACTCGAGACTATTTTCAATGACAACCCAAGATTGGGTGCAGTTCTGACTGATACGACTTTATCTGGATTGAAACAACGTGAGCTTCTAAAGAGCCTTTCCGGTGAATTTAGTACACTCATGCAACACTTTTTAAGCCTTGTTTTTGACTATCAAAGAATGGCTGAGATGCCATACATTATTGCGGCCTACGAAGATCTTTATGATCAAAAGATGGGGATTGCACACGCTAAGGTAACGTCAGCCGTTGCTTTAGATGGTGATCAAATCGCAAAGATTAGCCAAAGCTACGCTAAACGCGAAGGTCTCAATCAGGTCTTAGTGGAAAGTATCGTTGATCCAGATATTATTGGTGGGATTGTACTGGAATCGAATCACAAGGTGATCGATGGCAGTGTTAAACATGGCTTAGATCAAATTAAGTCATTACTATTGAAATAG
- the atpF gene encoding F0F1 ATP synthase subunit B — protein MFSNLIVGASEAYLGDSLFVLVVFIILVALVGKFAFGPVSKMMQARSDKITNDLDNAAQSREDAAKLAAQRATELKNSKSEAVEIVNTAKRNGEKQREGMVTLAQEEVQTLKQNAKKDIEQSRLDALNSARDDVAQLSIEIASKLIKKELSVTDQKSLINSYIEGLDKQNETR, from the coding sequence ATGTTTAGTAATTTAATCGTTGGTGCTTCTGAAGCCTACCTTGGAGATTCACTTTTCGTATTAGTTGTCTTTATTATTTTAGTCGCTTTAGTTGGTAAATTTGCGTTCGGACCTGTTTCAAAAATGATGCAAGCTCGTTCTGACAAAATTACAAACGACTTAGATAACGCCGCTCAATCACGTGAAGATGCTGCCAAATTAGCAGCACAACGCGCAACAGAGTTGAAGAATTCTAAGTCAGAAGCAGTTGAAATTGTGAATACAGCCAAGCGAAATGGTGAAAAACAACGCGAAGGCATGGTCACACTTGCTCAAGAAGAAGTCCAAACTTTAAAACAAAATGCTAAAAAAGACATCGAACAATCTCGTTTAGATGCGTTAAACAGTGCGAGAGATGATGTTGCTCAACTATCTATTGAAATTGCTTCTAAACTCATTAAGAAAGAATTGTCAGTTACTGATCAAAAGTCATTGATCAATTCCTATATTGAAGGGTTGGACAAGCAAAATGAAACTAGATAA
- the atpE gene encoding F0F1 ATP synthase subunit C: MNYLAAAIAAGLAAFAASYGNGKVISKTIESMARQPELSAELRSTMFIGVGLIEAVPILSIVVSFLILFS, from the coding sequence ATGAACTATTTAGCAGCAGCTATCGCAGCTGGTTTAGCAGCATTCGCAGCATCATATGGTAACGGTAAGGTTATCTCAAAAACAATCGAAAGTATGGCACGCCAACCAGAATTATCAGCAGAATTACGCTCAACAATGTTTATCGGTGTTGGGTTGATTGAAGCTGTTCCAATTCTTTCTATCGTCGTTTCTTTCTTGATCTTATTTAGTTAA
- the atpB gene encoding F0F1 ATP synthase subunit A — protein MDDKYPIISILGIRFNLANCLSVLVSAVLVFALVFFLSRKIALKPTKRQNILEWIIDFTNGIVKSAMPGEEGKQFYLFAFVMFMFVFISNQLGLILQIKVHDVTWLKSPTANPIITMSLAMIVLVIAHYFSVERLGFGNYMKSYIKPVGFFLPINIIEQFTNFLTLSLRLYGNIFAGEVLLSLLVKMAFSHGPATMLVTAPIQMVWQGFSVFIGAIQAYVFVTLSIVYISEKVEMED, from the coding sequence GTGGATGATAAATATCCCATTATTAGCATTTTGGGAATTCGTTTTAATTTAGCAAACTGTCTATCGGTCTTAGTAAGTGCAGTTTTGGTTTTTGCACTCGTTTTCTTTTTATCAAGAAAAATTGCGCTTAAACCGACTAAACGGCAGAATATTTTGGAGTGGATCATTGATTTTACGAACGGAATCGTTAAAAGTGCGATGCCCGGTGAAGAAGGTAAACAATTTTACTTATTTGCATTCGTCATGTTCATGTTCGTATTTATCAGTAATCAACTTGGTTTGATTCTTCAAATTAAGGTACATGATGTAACTTGGTTGAAGAGTCCAACGGCCAATCCGATTATCACTATGTCGCTTGCGATGATCGTCTTAGTGATTGCGCACTACTTTAGTGTTGAACGGTTAGGGTTTGGTAATTACATGAAGAGTTATATTAAACCGGTAGGATTTTTCTTACCAATTAATATCATCGAACAATTTACCAATTTCTTAACGTTGTCCTTGCGTTTGTACGGGAACATTTTTGCGGGTGAAGTTTTACTAAGTTTATTAGTTAAAATGGCCTTCTCACATGGACCAGCAACGATGCTTGTGACGGCACCGATCCAAATGGTTTGGCAAGGATTCTCCGTCTTTATCGGGGCAATCCAAGCATATGTATTTGTAACATTATCGATAGTCTATATTTCAGAAAAAGTTGAAATGGAAGACTAA
- the upp gene encoding uracil phosphoribosyltransferase → MAKFTVLNHPLIQHKLTIIRNKDTGTKVFREVANEIAELMVYEITRDLAMEDVEVETPMGPAIEKQLSGKKLAVVPILRAGLGMVDGVLELIPAAKVGHIGMYRDEKTLQPHEYFVKLPTDIDQRQLFIVDPMLATGGSAIMAIDALKKRGATSMRLVVLVAAPEGVKAVQEAHPDVDIYAAGLDDHLNEDGYIVPGLGDAGDRLFGTK, encoded by the coding sequence ATGGCAAAATTCACAGTATTAAATCATCCGTTAATTCAACACAAATTAACGATTATCCGGAATAAGGATACGGGTACTAAAGTTTTCCGCGAAGTCGCAAACGAAATCGCAGAATTAATGGTTTATGAAATCACGCGCGATTTAGCAATGGAAGACGTAGAAGTTGAAACACCAATGGGGCCTGCAATTGAAAAACAATTGAGCGGTAAAAAATTAGCCGTTGTGCCAATTCTGCGTGCAGGTCTTGGGATGGTTGATGGCGTTTTAGAATTAATCCCAGCCGCTAAAGTTGGTCACATTGGTATGTACCGTGACGAAAAAACATTACAACCCCACGAATACTTTGTTAAATTACCAACAGATATCGATCAACGACAACTATTCATCGTTGATCCAATGCTTGCAACTGGTGGCTCAGCAATCATGGCCATCGATGCCCTTAAAAAACGCGGCGCAACGTCAATGCGCCTTGTTGTACTAGTGGCTGCACCTGAAGGCGTTAAAGCTGTTCAAGAAGCCCATCCAGATGTTGACATCTATGCAGCTGGTCTTGATGATCATTTAAACGAGGATGGATACATTGTTCCTGGTTTAGGGGATGCAGGCGACCGTCTTTTCGGGACTAAATAG
- the glyA gene encoding serine hydroxymethyltransferase, with product MIEQTDPEIYELIKKEEQRQVHNIELIASENIVSGAVQEAQGSVLTNKYAEGYPGKRFYGGCEFIDQIESLAIERAKQLFNAEHANVQPHSGSQANMAVYQALLEPGDKILGMNLTDGGHLTHGSPFNFSGQLYHFYSYGVADDNERIDYDALAAKADEIHPKMIVAGASAYSRTIDFPRLRAIADHVGAYLMVDMAHIAGLVATGVHPSPVPYADVVTTTTHKTLRGPRGGMILCKAEYAKAIDSAIFPGIQGGPLEHVIAAKAVAFGEDLQPEFTAYTKQIVANAQAMAAVFEQSDLVRMVSGGTDNHLMLLDLTQSGLNGKEVQAFLDSVHITVNKNTIPFEKLSPFKASGIRIGTPAITSRGFKEADCELIAQLILEVIEKHDQLDAMTRISADVLALTDRFPITQAKFLD from the coding sequence ATGATTGAACAAACTGATCCAGAAATTTACGAATTGATTAAAAAAGAGGAACAACGCCAGGTGCATAATATTGAACTAATTGCTTCTGAAAACATTGTTTCCGGAGCTGTTCAAGAAGCACAAGGTAGCGTATTAACCAATAAATATGCCGAGGGTTATCCGGGCAAACGGTTTTACGGTGGTTGTGAATTTATCGATCAAATTGAATCACTCGCGATTGAACGTGCTAAACAACTTTTTAATGCAGAACATGCCAATGTACAACCGCACTCCGGTTCGCAGGCTAATATGGCAGTTTACCAAGCGCTTTTAGAACCCGGTGATAAGATTTTAGGGATGAACCTCACAGATGGCGGTCATTTAACCCATGGGTCACCGTTTAACTTCAGTGGGCAACTTTATCACTTCTATAGTTATGGCGTTGCTGACGATAACGAACGAATCGATTATGATGCGCTCGCTGCTAAAGCGGATGAAATTCATCCTAAAATGATTGTTGCAGGGGCATCAGCATACAGTCGGACAATTGACTTCCCAAGATTACGCGCCATTGCCGATCATGTCGGTGCCTATTTAATGGTCGATATGGCACACATTGCTGGTTTAGTGGCAACTGGTGTTCATCCAAGTCCAGTGCCATATGCCGATGTGGTGACCACAACAACGCATAAAACGTTGCGTGGACCTCGTGGTGGAATGATTTTGTGTAAAGCAGAATATGCCAAAGCAATTGACTCTGCCATCTTCCCTGGTATTCAAGGTGGACCGCTCGAACATGTCATTGCGGCGAAAGCTGTTGCATTTGGTGAAGATTTACAACCTGAATTTACAGCATATACAAAACAAATTGTGGCCAATGCGCAAGCGATGGCTGCCGTTTTCGAACAATCTGACTTAGTACGTATGGTTTCAGGCGGGACTGACAATCATTTAATGTTACTCGATTTAACGCAGAGTGGCTTAAATGGGAAGGAAGTCCAAGCATTTTTAGATAGTGTCCACATTACCGTTAATAAGAATACCATTCCTTTTGAAAAATTAAGTCCATTTAAGGCAAGTGGGATTCGAATTGGGACCCCAGCAATCACATCGCGCGGGTTTAAAGAAGCGGATTGTGAATTGATTGCGCAATTAATTTTAGAAGTGATTGAAAAACACGATCAATTAGACGCCATGACGCGCATTAGTGCAGATGTTTTAGCGTTGACGGATCGTTTTCCAATCACACAAGCTAAATTTTTAGATTAA
- a CDS encoding L-threonylcarbamoyladenylate synthase, with amino-acid sequence METKRYTVEQIEQAAADLKAGELISFPTETVYGLGADATNPEAVKKVYAAKGRPSDNPLIVHVASVATVEHYAAEVSDRFKQLVDAFWPGSLTIILPLKHAALDSVVTGGLKTAAFRMPNNAVTLDLIKAAGVPLVGPSANTSGKPSPTTADHVLHDLNGKIAGVIDDGPTGVGLESTVIDLSVATPVILRPGVVTQEAIERVIGPIMTNHHKVGAAETPKAPGMKYKHYAPNAQVYIVPTPDEFPAAVKWASQQSVPFGVMAVDTVLGQLSDVRFKDQFSLGDSVVTASQHLFEGLRYFDLNPEVKIILVQGFAKEGVGLAYMNRLEKSAGQQYFTSK; translated from the coding sequence ATGGAAACCAAGAGATACACAGTAGAACAGATTGAACAAGCAGCAGCAGATTTAAAAGCGGGCGAATTGATTTCATTTCCAACTGAGACCGTCTATGGTCTTGGGGCAGATGCGACGAATCCTGAAGCGGTTAAGAAAGTTTATGCCGCTAAGGGGCGCCCAAGTGATAATCCGCTAATCGTGCATGTAGCAAGTGTTGCGACGGTTGAGCATTACGCAGCCGAAGTTAGTGATCGATTTAAGCAATTAGTCGACGCTTTTTGGCCCGGTTCATTGACAATTATTTTGCCGCTAAAACATGCGGCACTAGATTCAGTTGTGACGGGTGGTTTAAAGACCGCTGCCTTTAGAATGCCGAACAATGCGGTGACGTTAGACTTGATTAAAGCGGCCGGTGTCCCACTTGTGGGGCCTTCAGCCAATACATCAGGCAAGCCCAGTCCAACCACTGCCGATCACGTTTTACATGATCTAAATGGAAAGATTGCCGGTGTCATTGATGATGGTCCAACTGGTGTTGGGTTGGAATCAACGGTGATTGATTTAAGTGTTGCGACACCCGTTATTTTACGACCCGGTGTTGTGACTCAAGAAGCCATTGAACGTGTGATTGGGCCGATTATGACAAACCACCATAAAGTTGGCGCAGCTGAAACGCCAAAGGCACCAGGCATGAAATACAAACACTATGCTCCAAATGCACAGGTTTACATAGTGCCAACGCCAGATGAATTTCCGGCGGCGGTTAAATGGGCCAGTCAACAAAGTGTGCCATTTGGTGTTATGGCGGTTGATACGGTGTTAGGGCAGTTATCTGACGTTAGGTTTAAAGATCAGTTCTCTTTAGGTGATTCTGTAGTGACTGCTAGTCAACACTTGTTTGAAGGATTACGGTATTTTGATTTGAATCCTGAGGTTAAAATTATATTAGTGCAAGGCTTCGCAAAAGAGGGTGTCGGATTAGCGTATATGAATCGCCTCGAGAAGTCTGCCGGCCAACAATACTTTACTTCGAAATAG
- the prmC gene encoding peptide chain release factor N(5)-glutamine methyltransferase codes for MAQLTYLKALNWAFLFLEEHAKEREAARFLLLGRKHWTTTQLVLHYHDEMPTAEYDQYQADLNAFIADQPAQYILGYANFYGRDFKVTPATLIPRLETEELVEWILDATQPKNRPLKVLDVGTGTGAIAITLACEHPEWEVTAIDISLEAIAVAQANARQLNAHVNFIVGDFLTPVMGQQFDVIVSNPPYIAQDERHVMDASVLKYEPDLALFADNNGLAFYERFAKEVRAYLKPDGQLYLEFGYQQKEAIVRLFEHESTDVAVTIKKDMANWSRMARVGYDFNRNLV; via the coding sequence ATGGCACAGCTCACTTATCTTAAAGCCCTGAATTGGGCTTTTTTATTTTTAGAAGAACACGCTAAAGAACGTGAAGCAGCGCGCTTTTTACTACTCGGTCGTAAACATTGGACGACGACCCAACTGGTCTTGCATTATCACGATGAAATGCCGACTGCCGAATACGATCAGTATCAAGCAGACTTAAACGCGTTTATCGCTGATCAACCGGCACAATACATTTTGGGATATGCTAATTTTTACGGACGCGATTTTAAGGTGACGCCGGCAACGCTTATTCCACGACTTGAGACGGAAGAATTGGTAGAATGGATATTAGATGCTACACAACCAAAGAACCGACCACTTAAAGTGTTGGATGTTGGGACAGGAACGGGCGCCATTGCAATTACCCTTGCCTGTGAGCATCCAGAATGGGAAGTGACCGCAATTGATATTTCACTAGAAGCGATTGCTGTTGCACAAGCAAATGCGCGCCAATTAAACGCGCATGTTAACTTTATCGTGGGTGATTTTCTAACCCCAGTGATGGGCCAACAGTTTGATGTGATTGTGTCTAATCCGCCATATATTGCACAAGATGAACGGCATGTGATGGATGCGTCCGTTTTGAAATACGAACCCGACTTGGCCCTATTTGCAGATAATAACGGCTTAGCGTTTTATGAACGGTTTGCTAAAGAAGTGCGTGCGTATTTAAAACCAGATGGGCAGCTTTATTTAGAGTTCGGTTATCAGCAAAAAGAGGCGATCGTTCGGTTATTCGAACATGAATCGACCGATGTAGCGGTTACAATCAAAAAAGATATGGCTAATTGGTCTAGAATGGCCCGTGTGGGTTACGATTTCAATCGGAATTTGGTATGA
- the prfA gene encoding peptide chain release factor 1, with product MDKMFEQLDSLLDRYAELQELMSDPEVINETSRYMELSKEEAGLREIVGKYTRLKTVLNDIAESEELLRESNDPEMEELAKADLSELQDEKEQLEQDIKILMLPTDPNDEKNIIMEIRGAAGGDEASLFAGDLLNMYQRYAESQNWQTEIIDETATEVGGFKEVAMMITGKNVYSKLKYENGAHRVQRIPKTESQGRVHTSTATVAVMPEYDGVDVQLDPKDIRTDVYRASGAGGQHINKTSSAVRMTHIPTGIVVAMQDQRSQQQNRVKAMQILQSRVYDFYESQNQSEYDSSRKSAVGSGDRSERIRTYNYPQNRVTDHRIGLTLNKLDRIMNGELGDVIDALILYDQTEKLEQLQDGTAHLS from the coding sequence ATGGATAAAATGTTTGAACAACTTGATAGTTTGTTAGACCGCTATGCGGAATTACAGGAATTAATGTCTGATCCAGAAGTGATCAACGAAACCAGTCGGTATATGGAATTGTCTAAAGAAGAAGCGGGTTTACGGGAAATTGTTGGTAAATACACGCGTTTGAAGACTGTCTTAAACGACATTGCAGAAAGCGAAGAATTGTTACGCGAATCTAATGACCCAGAAATGGAAGAATTAGCTAAAGCGGATTTAAGTGAGTTACAAGATGAAAAGGAACAATTAGAACAAGACATCAAGATTTTGATGTTACCAACGGATCCTAACGATGAAAAGAATATCATCATGGAAATTCGTGGGGCTGCTGGTGGCGACGAAGCCAGTCTCTTTGCAGGTGATTTGTTGAATATGTATCAACGCTACGCTGAATCACAAAACTGGCAAACTGAAATCATCGATGAAACGGCTACAGAAGTGGGTGGCTTCAAAGAAGTTGCGATGATGATTACCGGTAAAAATGTTTATTCGAAGTTAAAATATGAAAATGGTGCGCACCGTGTCCAACGGATCCCAAAGACCGAATCACAAGGTCGTGTTCATACCTCAACAGCGACTGTTGCAGTTATGCCTGAATATGATGGGGTTGACGTGCAGCTCGATCCTAAGGATATTCGGACTGACGTTTATCGTGCCTCAGGTGCTGGTGGTCAACATATCAATAAAACCTCTTCAGCCGTGCGGATGACGCATATTCCAACCGGGATTGTGGTTGCGATGCAAGATCAACGGTCACAACAACAAAACCGAGTGAAGGCAATGCAAATCTTACAGTCACGGGTTTATGATTTCTATGAATCACAAAATCAAAGTGAATACGATTCAAGCCGGAAGTCAGCGGTTGGGTCTGGGGATCGTTCTGAACGGATTAGAACATATAACTATCCACAAAACCGAGTGACGGATCATCGAATTGGTTTAACGTTAAACAAATTAGATCGGATTATGAACGGGGAATTAGGCGACGTCATTGATGCGTTAATTCTTTACGATCAAACCGAAAAATTGGAGCAATTACAAGATGGCACAGCTCACTTATCTTAA